From Ptychodera flava strain L36383 chromosome 9, AS_Pfla_20210202, whole genome shotgun sequence:
TGATATGGTTAACAGGTTGCCAGTACACAGCGTAAGATTCCGATGAAAATGGTCTTCTTTCGACTCACACGGTAGCACACCTTATCATTTTGATGGACAATCAGCATTTTTCATTTGCTCCTGAATTTCAAATCAGGCACGGTACTATTTTAAACACTATTTAAACGCACCGTTGCCGTCCCACGGAGCACGGtagtggggtagagtaaccgtgcacGAAGCACTACAGCTGCGGCGCACTAGGTTGATCGACCGACGATgcaaatcacggtccctccacaaaacaaaCGTATACACAGAGACTGGGTCACGTGAACACTGGTCACGTGATTCATGTGTTTTTCCACCTGACCATACCCGGAAGAAAACGCAGATATTATGTTAAGTAAGTATTTCAAACCGAAAATGATTTATCATTGCCAGAAAACCGCCGAGAACAACCAAGAGTTTCATACCTCTGAACACATACGAGCTTCTCGGCTATGTTAAGTAATTCTGAGCAATGGGGAGGGCACATATCGGGAGGGACCGATTGGACACCGAATAGTCGCTTCTGGTTCGATACACGTTGATGGCCGCTGTGGTACCAGTGTGGTACGTGGTACGAAAATCCACACCCTGGTATAATGTGTACTGTTATACTTTCTTCTACTTGTCTGTAATAAAGCTGCCACTTCTGGCTGATCCATCATTCTAATGCATTAGAAATAtatttctaatgcataccacaCCGGCCATGGCCGGTGTATACGTATCGAACCACAATTTCTAATGCATACCATAATAGTCGCTGTGTATTGAACCATATGCGACTGTGGGATATATGATACCCTCGATTGAAGCGAGCGAACTGGTTTAGCACGGAGTAATAAACAAATTGAATTTGCCATGTCCGTATCATTGTACGGATAATTTTGCTCTTTGAGTAGGCTTCTAATGATACACTGAAAGGCCATAATTCTGTTACGACCCTGAATTTGAACTTGGAACCATTACAGAACACGTGTATCTTtgattgaaagaaaatgatgCGAAATTGGCGTCGTTACGTGTCATGAATGTCTTTTATTTCACAAGATCACTGACGAGTTTGGTATTTAACTAACTCAAGTCGTCGACCTTAGtgttgtttgtcatttttttaccaGTAGGTTATTACTATTCTGTATCCGAAAAAAATCTTCAGCTGTGAGTATGTCTTCTTGGAGTCTTCAGCAGCGACATGGAGCGTCTACGGTCAGACACAGACTGTTTCCAACGGTGGAAAATGGCCTTCGACGTTACATCAGCAGCCAGAGAGCCCTTTCGCGAGACCAGTGCGATTCGAATCTTCCACACCTGCGAAAATTCCTGCAGGCTCAATCGTACAGCGAGAAACACGTTCAAAGCGGTGTTGCCACACCTTTCTCCTGCCACGACCTTTTCCATGCGAAGAACGTGAGAATGGAACCGGTTGGTAGCAATTACGAAGGGTTCGCCTTGCCTGAAATGTTGCCACCTGACGATATGGATATTACGGAAACTCGGCTTGGGGAAATCGTGTCCGATGAGGTCGATGTTAACATCGTAATTGAAAGAGTGGTTGCCCGCGAGGGCGACATTTCAAATACTTTTGCGTCAACAGATGACAACAACGCTACAACAAACCAGGAATATATCGTCGACGTTGAATTCTGCACACGTCAACCCGGTTACGCATTTATCAAAGTCACAAGAAAGGAATCGGCCGCAAAGTTGATCAGCGTGTGTAGGGTTATGGTCGGGGATGGTCAATATCAGCATTGCGAAGTGTTTCTCTCCCCCGTCGGAATGGTGAGTGTTTTCCAAATTCGATGTGAACTTCTCGCTTTCATGGAAAACTTGTACGCGGCTATCGGAGAGCGTCATGAACAGTTGCAACACCATATTGGGAAAGAAGGTCCAGCCGTGCACTGGCATTCCATCTACGATCATGGAACAGAGACTTTCGACATGGCGATCGCCATTCCTTGCCAATCGTGGCCTTCAGTAGCCAAGGAGTGGCTAACGCGAGACCATCGCAGCGGATGGCCTTCAGAGAGTCTCAAAGAAAGAGTGGTTCGCACTGGGTGTATGCTTGTGCCAAAATCTCCAGAAAACAGCACAACCCTTCTAGAATGGAGGCTTTCATTCAGCCTTGCCGAACGCGACCTTGCCGAAGACCTGACGGACGCGCAGCGAACTGCTTACGTGTTCTTCAAGCAGCTCTACAAACTGTTTCTGAAACATCCGACCACAGAAGGAATAAAATCTTACCACCTCAAAAACATCTTCTTTCGGATGTTGGAACAAATACCCCGTCCCTACTGGTCGAAGGATGACATCGTTCCCCGGGTAATGGATCTTCTGTATGAGCTTAACACGTGTCTGCTCAATATGAACTGTCCGCATTACTTCTTACCGGGCAACAATCTCTTTGATGGGATAGAGGACAGTGTTTTGATGACAATCCAACAGCGGCTTCAGATAATAATTCTGAAACCAGCTCATCCGTGGTGCAAAACAGAAGCCCTGCTCTCAGTCCCCTCGACGCAGTCTCGCAACCAGATAAGCAAGGAATTGAAAGCGTTGGAGAGGGAGATTCGACGTAACTTTTTCGATTCCACTCCCTTCAGTCTAGCCGAGAATCCGGACAGCAAACTCGAACTGGCTGAAACAAGTCTCCGAGAAGCCATGTCAAAAGTTATTGAGGAAAGCATCGAAGGAGGGCGCTCTCCAGGATTAACAGAGAATCTTCTGATAGGTAAGATGTTGCACTGTCGATTTGGAGAAACATCTTTGTGCTGCAATAGATGTACTCACTTTGCCTCATTCAGTGatcttgttttgtgaaacattAGAAGACAAGATAAAAACCTATCTCTCTGAGAAACCGTTCTTCCGGTTCACTTGTTTTCGCCTTACAGAAATTGATGATGGTATTGGGGTAGTCGTATCTATGCCAGCGATATTGTCAATTCCTGTATGTAGCGTCTTCTTTCAAATTAATTCATCTTTACCATGACGTCATTTCCAAACACGCGACATGATTTTTGTAAACCAATCGAATATatgtcttttctttctttctcagaAATGGAAAAAACTCTAACTACGGTGTTTCCTTCTGCGATTGAACGTTTTGAAAACTGCTTGGTATCCAAACTGGCTCCAAAGCAGGTGTTACTGGCCAGACGACGTGGCTTCTTCGACTACGCCACCATTACCCTCGCTTCCAGTCAGTGCCTTGAACTTTTCTTCAACAAGCTGGTCGTACTTGAAGAGTCAGACTTCACCTTTGGAGACCCAGCCATCTACAAACTTTTCGACGATGTTGAAATCGACGAAGTTCACAGCGAAGAGTCGGATGATGATAACGGAGAGGACGGTAACTACCAGGAGGCGATAAAGGCCTACGGGTTCGATTACCAACTCCCGAAAGAACTAAGCGACGAAGTTGCGGCTTTCATGCAAGCAGACTACGATGAGCCTGCTCATGTTCATATTCGTGAAGTTTACTCTGACGATTTGTCAGATTCTGCGAAAGCATTATTTTTCCTTCTGGACGTTTGTACTTGAACGTTAGACTGCAAGATTctgtcgtgtgcgggcgctcggCGACCTTCCGATCCTGCACTCCGATCCCGGGGATCCGTGGATCGCTCGAGCGCAGGAATGCCTCTGTGTACACGGCTGAATCTGTCAGTCTACTTGAACATGCGCAACACACAATATTGCAAATAATTTTTTCGAACATAAAACCCCGAAATAATGATAATTGTACTTGCAGAGTATCAACCATTAATGTTTCGtgagatatttcaaaattttgattttgcttgCGCATTAGTGGcaatttttatgaaactttTTCACTAATTAGTTCTCTTTGTGTTTCAAACCCATGAATATCCAAAGTTAATGCACACGCTTTCTCTTTTGtgctttttgtttattttgattgttCACAAGTGATGAGAAAGTGTTTGAATACCTTGGAATGTTTCCTGTTGATTTCATCAAGTGCATGTTCAACAAATCGGTAATGATCTTGGTTCCAATTCATCTTCGGCACTACCTGGAAGATTTAAGACGTGTACATTTTTGAATTCCAGAATCTACTTCAACTTGATATGTGCAATTCATCTTGCTTTGTTACATTAATATATCAGCGTGTCTTTGAAGAAACCGCAGAAAAAAATATGTCGGTAGTAGAATCGCCATAATATTTCAAGCGTTCGACGTGATTGGTTGGCAAACGTAACGTGAAGATTGTAAAATTTCCATGTAAATTTGTTGGTTTTTACCGGCATAGGATTGAATTAAGGCACTGAAGATTATCTGTTTGTGTTGTGACTATAACATTGATAAAGTGTTAAAAGCAATCTTTTCTCGATCCTTCATATTCGTACTTCAACATCAAAGATAACATTATGTCTTAAAATACATTCAACAATTACAGAGCAGGTTGCCCCACGGTGACATATACTCCGACTGTCAGATTTTAACAATAGTTTGCTGGCTTACTGCTCGTGTCAACTCAGCCTGAAGCTGGTGGAGTAGAATTTTAACACGACTTGTTGTTTTTGTGTCAGTTATGTTTCTTCCACAGAACTAACATAGGTATAgcttccattttgaatttcaaatatcggtaaggTAACTCCGACCCTGTGTAGAAGTTGAAAAACCTACCTGCGGCATGTTACAGGCGCATGACCA
This genomic window contains:
- the LOC139140809 gene encoding uncharacterized protein; translation: MSSWSLQQRHGASTVRHRLFPTVENGLRRYISSQRALSRDQCDSNLPHLRKFLQAQSYSEKHVQSGVATPFSCHDLFHAKNVRMEPVGSNYEGFALPEMLPPDDMDITETRLGEIVSDEVDVNIVIERVVAREGDISNTFASTDDNNATTNQEYIVDVEFCTRQPGYAFIKVTRKESAAKLISVCRVMVGDGQYQHCEVFLSPVGMVSVFQIRCELLAFMENLYAAIGERHEQLQHHIGKEGPAVHWHSIYDHGTETFDMAIAIPCQSWPSVAKEWLTRDHRSGWPSESLKERVVRTGCMLVPKSPENSTTLLEWRLSFSLAERDLAEDLTDAQRTAYVFFKQLYKLFLKHPTTEGIKSYHLKNIFFRMLEQIPRPYWSKDDIVPRVMDLLYELNTCLLNMNCPHYFLPGNNLFDGIEDSVLMTIQQRLQIIILKPAHPWCKTEALLSVPSTQSRNQISKELKALEREIRRNFFDSTPFSLAENPDSKLELAETSLREAMSKVIEESIEGGRSPGLTENLLIEMEKTLTTVFPSAIERFENCLVSKLAPKQVLLARRRGFFDYATITLASSQCLELFFNKLVVLEESDFTFGDPAIYKLFDDVEIDEVHSEESDDDNGEDGNYQEAIKAYGFDYQLPKELSDEVAAFMQADYDEPAHVHIREVYSDDLSDSAKALFFLLDVCT